The following proteins come from a genomic window of Diorhabda sublineata isolate icDioSubl1.1 chromosome 7, icDioSubl1.1, whole genome shotgun sequence:
- the LOC130447117 gene encoding uncharacterized protein LOC130447117, whose amino-acid sequence MESNGEESLNCTPEDIVELATTATMFLLPEKSTEQIQNVEVFNTLVDLFKTERHPNVFFVFLETLSAQEGYNYPAPSRKPILGNPERPAEQGKSGRPETKPVQTISAFPNNGFSTGISGQELPGSSVSNGYPGRGRPSGQEFPSRPQGKKNGFSKIPGTNQQGISNQQELTPQEYPSQTYPSSSTSDQRYPSTSDKPQSRPGISQSYPDKPIGSQSYPNQENYSGAQNYPEQGGYPKQQEGFPNKQRGSSRGYPGEQRGYSEQQEGLQGYPGPQGNSQELPSKQAKSQRYPSQQNIQSYPGEQSAGYKEQQRAQGQNNRGQPGSPDYREQQQGNIPEQGQSLGQFPERGGLSEQQVSAFDEDDYSAIPGEPDKDYPILSEIPQTSFSCDQQQYPGYYADVETRCQVFHVCANNLTYDFLCPNGTIFHQEYLVCVWWNQFNCDSAPSLYEVNANIYDYSIIGGQGLSSGVGETDGAGYPEDVNQGSPMFDAQRPGGYPIRPQEQGYSPKSPNKLSSGYSDERTAGTRPSQPSGSRAPSSSFQQGYPSGSQESSTGYPSGRVPEEQVISGGYQNSQPSGSRAPSSSFQQGYPSGSQESSAGYPSDRVPEEQVINGGYQNGIQDKPGRVPIESVENQRPQYPKNRPNLTPRPLNQKPSTGVNGFSNLEPGFPNTASTETSSQEGRNGYSNGRPGTSFPEPKPQGPTQGYLPPFP is encoded by the exons atgGTGAAGAATCTTTAAATTGCACACCAGAAGATATTGTTGAATTGGCAACTACAGCGACTATGTttcttctccctgagaaatccacGGAacaaatccaaaatgtggaagtatTCAACACTTTGGttgacttattcaaaactgaaaggcaccctaatg tatttttcgtttttctggAAACACTCTCG GCACAAGAGGGCTATAATTATCCTGCGCCATCAAGAAAACCTATTTTAGGAAACCCGGAACGACCAGCAGAACAAGGCAAATCTGGACGACCAGAAACAAAACCAGTACAAACGATATCTGCTTTTCCAAACAATGGATTTTCTACCGGAATATCAGGACAAGAACTACCCGGATCTTCAGTTTCAAATGGATATCCAGGAAGAGGAAGACCATCAGGACAAGAATTTCCTTCAAGACCTCAAG GAAAGAAGAATGGATTTTCCAAGATACCTGGAACTAATCAACAAGGCATCTCTAACCAACAAGAACTTACACCACAAGAATATCCTAGTCAAACATATCCTAGTTCATCTACGTCAGACCAAAGATATCCGAGTACGTCTGATAAGCCCCAAAGTCGTCCAGGCATTAGTCAAAGTTATCCAGATAAACCAATTGGTTCTCAATCATATCCGaatcaagaaaattattcagGAGCTCAGAACTATCCAGAACAAGGAGGTTATCCTAAGCAACAGGAAGGCTTTCCGAATAAACAAAGGGGCTCTTCTCGAGGTTATCCTGGTGAACAGAGAGGTTATAGCGAACAACAGGAAGGTTTACAAGGTTATCCTGGTCCACAAGGAAATTCTCAAGAATTACCTAGTAAACAAGCAAAGTCTCAAAGGTATCCATCTCAACAAAATATACAGAGTTATCCTGGTGAACAATCTGCAGGTTATAAAGAGCAACAAAGAGCTCAAGGTCAAAATAACAGAGGACAACCAGGTTCCCCAGACTATAGAGAACAGCAGCAAGGTAATATTCCTGAGCAAGGGCAATCATTAGGACAATTCCCAGAAAGAGGGGGCTTATCTGAACAACAAGTATCTGCCTTTGATGAGGATGATTATTCTGCAATACCCGGTGAACCCGATAAAGACTACCCAATACTTTCCGAAATTCCTCAAACTTCCTTCAGTTGTGACCAACAACAATATCCTGGATATTATGCTGACGTTGAAACAAGATGTCAAGTTTTTCATGTATGTGCTAATAATCTAACATATGACTTTTTATGTCCAAATGGAACAATATTCCATCAAGAGTATTTGGTGTGCGTTTGGTGGAATCAATTCAATTGTGATTCAGCACCATCACTTTACGAAGTAAACGCCAACATTTATGACTACTCAATTATTGGTGGACAAGGACTTTCTTCAGGGGTTGGAGAAACGGATGGTGCTGGTTACCCCGAAGATGTTAATCAAGGAAGTCCAATGTTCGATGCTCAACGACCAGGAGGTTATCCTATTCGACCCCAAGAACAAGGATATTCTCCTAAATCCCCTAACAAATTATCAAGCGGATATTCCGATGAAAGAACTGCTGGTACGAGACCTTCTCAGCCCTCTGGATCACGAGCACCTTCAAGTTCGTTTCAACAAGGATATCCGAGTGGTAGTCAAGAAAGTTCCACTGGATATCCGAGCGGTAGGGTTCCAGAAGAGCAGGTTATAAGTGGTGGTTATCAAAATTCTCAGCCCTCTGGATCACGAGCACCTTCAAGTTCGTTTCAACAAGGATACCCGAGTGGCAGTCAAGAAAGTTCCGCTGGATATCCTAGCGATAGGGTTCCAGAAGAGCAGGTTATAAATGGTGGTTATCAAAATGGAATACAAGATAAACCTGGGAGAGTACCAATTGAATCTGTAGAAAATCAACGGCCACAATATCCCAAAAATAGACCCAATTTGACTCCACGACCTTTAAATCAAAAACCTAGTACTGGTGTCAATGGATTTTCCAATTTAGAACCAG GTTTTCCCAATACAGCTTCTACCGAAACTTCATCACAAGAAGGTAGAAATGGATACTCAAATGGTAGACCCGGTACATCATTCCCTGAACCGAAACCTCAAGGTCCAACACAAGGATACTTACCACCTTTTCCATGA